In the genome of Arabidopsis thaliana chromosome 4, partial sequence, the window ctcaatgTGTTTCTTTAGTTATTGTGTTCAGAAAGATGCAGCCAGAAGGGCCTTTTCACCTTCTCCACACCTACGATGAACATCCTTCATCCTATCCGCTGATCTACAAATCCCACTGCAGCTCCAATCGAACGAGGCAACACAGATGTTGCCCGCCTGCGCCTTCCACTCACAATCTGCAGTTTCTCATTGATCAACAAATGGAATCGAGAAAACTTCCATACTTGGACATAGATAAGGgaacttgaattttttttacctgtTGTACCACAACATAGCCTACGGTCATCTACATGCTCCACATCTAATCCAAGAAACCATGATCCTAAAGAGACATCTTCATTCACATATTTGTGAAGTACGTTTCTGTATACACAATTCGTCCTTGGTTAATACACAATCAGCGTATGAGCGTTTAAGCATAAAGCAGATTAATTTTTTGGATTGTCAAGGCAGTGGGAAATAACTCACTGGTTTATCGATATGTAAGACGCCAACTCCCTGGATATTGCATAGAGCTGACCTGTGGCATGGCGGAAGTATTTGTTACCCTCTTCTCCAAATTTCCAGTATTCGGGTTCATGATATCTCACTCCTCTAAAATTGGAAATTtcagagagagatgaaagtgagacaaacattaaaaatgaGGAGTGGTCTCTTGAAGGAAGGTGAACAACTTACTTCTGAGCAAGAACAGGTCCAGATTTCATGCAACCAATGTACACTCGGGGCTTCATCCGGTATCTTGCTAATTCTGCTCCAAGCGTGGCTGCAGAAATATCCATGACAGAAGTGAGCAAAGGCACAAACTTGAGatgacaagaaacaaaacaattcagaTACTTTAAGAGAGTTTATATTCACCTATATTTACATGCACATCATCATCGACTTTGACGTAGAAGTCTGCATCCCACATTGCAAAAGCCGTGGTAAAGTAAGTTTTAGTCTTTGCTGACAGCTCGAGATAACCTTCAACATGATCCTGCtcaaacaaacataagaaTTTAAAAACAGAAAGCCTGAATATCGGTAAAATGTGACTGCCGTGAACCTGCCCACAACAAGTATAATTCCATGAGAAAAATGACCCGCACAAGTCTTACCAGCCTCAAGAAGTCTCCATGTTTACTTTCTTCAGCCTGAATCGCTCTATCAAGAATTCCACCGGGAGTAGAACTGCCCACAGAAAACACTCAATCAGGAAATCTCTAACCGAATAAACCTCGCAAATAACGATTTTTGCCACTCTTATGGTACAAGTTTTACCTATGGCCTATCACAAACCGCATCACGATCCCTTTCTCTTCCTCGagcttctttctctcctcACCTAAAGAAGACACATGTTTAGTCCCAGACAATATACTTAAGGCTGAAACCGCTGCTTAGATCAACATACCGGGAGGCATCCAAGTAGCACGGACTGAATCCCTGCGCTTTCTGCTGCTAAACGCAGTATTAACACCAACAACCATCAGATACTTTCTTTTAGTGACAGTTTCAGGGAGCTTAAAGTCATCAGAAACTGGTGAACCATTCATGATAGATTCTTGCGCAGCTCTTGCATCGGCCAGTTCTGTTTCCAGCTTTGAAATCGTTTTATCAAGCGTTCTACACAACACCATtgaagcaaaaccaaaaagttcAATGCAAACCCGCATTCAAAGTCAAAAAGAAGTTCTAAATCATATGATTTCCACTTACTGAATTGCATCTGGACTCTTGTAAACATCTCCAAGGATGTCTTTCGATTCACGCTTTAAACCCTTCTGATAAACAGAAATAATGCTATGAAACTCAGGAATCAAAAACTCCTCTAGTGCTCATGACTATCAATTCACCTAAATTAGAAACTTACTTTTGATGAATCACAGTCCTCAGACTCTAACCGCAGCCGTTCATCTGATGCTACTGTGTCCCTTGATACAACATTGGATTCAGGCTCTGGCCACATTCTATTAACAAACACAGTCTGATTAGTCTACTATTAGACGATCAACAGCTTGCGATTGATTTTGGTTCTTCCATGAACTACTTTGTCCATAAAGAATATACTTTTGTCTATAAATAAATCTCAGGATGTACTTTTCGTTACCTTTGTGAAGAATTACAACCTTTCCAATAGtgaatgaaattaaaaaatttgcgaaacaagaaaatttaatCACACTTTCCCGGAAAAAATTGGACCCAAAACTTTCACAGCATGAATTTTCACGAAAAGTCGTTAGATTTACAAATCTGGGTGTTTCGAAAATGAGATAATTTTACCCACCGACAGTCctaaaagagataaaaaaaattcccggGAAAATCGTATAActgaagaaataagaaaagaataagTGAGTTCATTAGAGAGCATTGTTTTGTTACCTGTCGGAGAAGAGAATTCCTGCGCAGAAGAAACCGATACAGAGAAATAAAGTCCATTTCTTTGAGACAAAACTCTTCGAAGCAGAGAGCTCTAATCCTCTGTGATGATGCTTCAACGACATCTTTTTGTGCGTGTTTCTAAGCGAAACTATAAGAATCTATTGAACCCAGAAAGACAGACTCTCAAAGAGATACTAATAAACGAGAGACATCCATCTCACGAGACGACTTGTCCCGAGTCAAAACCGAGTCAAccccaaaccaaaccaaaccccAGATCCAGAAGATCGAGACTTTTCTCCTCGGAAACGAGAATGTAAACAGAGAAAGTATAGATCGTGATATTAGATTGATCCTATGAAAAGACGAATGTATGTGGAAAACGACAAGAGAGAAAAGCCGTGGCTTTGTGTCTTTGCCTTTGGTGCGTGGAATTCGAAGctggaagaagatgaatcgaATCTTATTTAGTTGCGATTTTAGTGTTGGgctaattaaaattatattattatttttgctttattaGTTAATTTTCACTTTACAGTAATAATATCAAGTAGATTGGATTAagagaaactaattaaaattgaaGCTACCGACAGGACCACTCTACGCATAAATTTTGACCAACTAACCTTTGtcaaaactctaaaccaataaacaaatcaaattagtTAGTTTTTAGGCAAAATATTAGGtgaattttgtctttcttatAGAAATTTAGAGTAACCAGCTACATAAATATGAACTTTTATGTGTGTTTACtgtagttttaagaaaatctcAACATGGTACGAAAGTTAAAACTCAATTTGCTCTCTCACATGCATGGTTCACAAAGCTGTCGAAGAATGGCGACAAAGGGAATCAACATTGACCACGTGTTCAGCACATGATCCTCAATCAACGATTTCCAACTTACAAACAACTCACCTCTACTTTTTTCagattccttttttttttcttaattaagatCAATAGTCTTTATCATCGACGGTTCGAATCGTGTAACTCAATGAATCTTAAGCTCATACAATCTTTACTTGCAAGTCTTTTTTCACAACCTAACTTTaggttaagaaaaaattaatcttaTAACATTCATTTTCAacaatagttttatttttgccaAATCAAATCACCTACTATttattaaaaccaaaagaaaaaaaaaattcacctATATCTGTATTATTGTTTTACTATGCCAAATCAAATCACCTATATTAAAAACCAAACGAATAAAAAAAGCCccacctatatatatacatcttaCCAAACTAGagtttttaagaaatgaaatCACCTCTAATAACTAAGGTAAATATCTAAGCATTCGGTTCATACATATCTTAACATTTATACAATCTTGGTCTACTCAAGAAATCCAGTTTGCTTCAATATTGCATTCCTTACTTTGCTCAAATCTCTTCCTTTCAGTTTTCTTCCAACTCCTTCCATAACtgaagacgacgatgatgatcGACTGCGCCGCAGGAAATATTCCTCCGGTGACACattctcatcatcaacaactttctttgtcttctttctttgaacCATTGACCAATCAGGGACATTGACAGGGACCGACTGTTGTCTCATAGGTGCCATTCCTTCTGTCCTCTGCCTCTCAGGAATCATTCTAGGTTCGCTTGGAAGTAAAGTTTGGGTTGAGAAAGAAGGTTTAGTCGTATGGTTACTACTAATCATAAACGGTGATTGATATCCATCAAGAACATCCCAcacatcatcttcttgaaaATCTCCATCTCCCCATAGCTCATGCTTCATGTAGCTCTTCTCCATTGATACTCACCTGCTTCTACAAAACATAACATGACGACCAAGAAAGATCTtcgattaaacaaaa includes:
- a CDS encoding Galactosyltransferase family protein (Galactosyltransferase family protein; FUNCTIONS IN: transferase activity, transferring hexosyl groups, transferase activity, transferring glycosyl groups; INVOLVED IN: protein amino acid glycosylation; LOCATED IN: membrane; EXPRESSED IN: 23 plant structures; EXPRESSED DURING: 13 growth stages; CONTAINS InterPro DOMAIN/s: Glycosyl transferase, family 31 (InterPro:IPR002659); BEST Arabidopsis thaliana protein match is: Galactosyltransferase family protein (TAIR:AT1G05170.1); Has 30201 Blast hits to 17322 proteins in 780 species: Archae - 12; Bacteria - 1396; Metazoa - 17338; Fungi - 3422; Plants - 5037; Viruses - 0; Other Eukaryotes - 2996 (source: NCBI BLink).), whose protein sequence is MSLKHHHRGLELSASKSFVSKKWTLFLCIGFFCAGILFSDRMWPEPESNVVSRDTVASDERLRLESEDCDSSKKGLKRESKDILGDVYKSPDAIQTLDKTISKLETELADARAAQESIMNGSPVSDDFKLPETVTKRKYLMVVGVNTAFSSRKRRDSVRATWMPPGEERKKLEEEKGIVMRFVIGHSSTPGGILDRAIQAEESKHGDFLRLDHVEGYLELSAKTKTYFTTAFAMWDADFYVKVDDDVHVNIATLGAELARYRMKPRVYIGCMKSGPVLAQKGVRYHEPEYWKFGEEGNKYFRHATGQLYAISRELASYISINQNVLHKYVNEDVSLGSWFLGLDVEHVDDRRLCCGTTDCEWKAQAGNICVASFDWSCSGICRSADRMKDVHRRCGEGEKALLAASF
- a CDS encoding Galactosyltransferase family protein (Galactosyltransferase family protein; FUNCTIONS IN: transferase activity, transferring hexosyl groups, transferase activity, transferring glycosyl groups; INVOLVED IN: protein amino acid glycosylation; LOCATED IN: membrane; EXPRESSED IN: 23 plant structures; EXPRESSED DURING: 13 growth stages; CONTAINS InterPro DOMAIN/s: Glycosyl transferase, family 31 (InterPro:IPR002659); BEST Arabidopsis thaliana protein match is: Galactosyltransferase family protein (TAIR:AT1G05170.1); Has 729 Blast hits to 729 proteins in 74 species: Archae - 0; Bacteria - 0; Metazoa - 285; Fungi - 1; Plants - 429; Viruses - 0; Other Eukaryotes - 14 (source: NCBI BLink).), yielding MSLKHHHRGLELSASKSFVSKKWTLFLCIGFFCAGILFSDRMWPEPESNVVSRDTVASDERLRLESEDCDSSKKGLKRESKDILGDVYKSPDAIQTLDKTISKLETELADARAAQESIMNGSPVSDDFKLPETVTKRKYLMVVGVNTAFSSRKRRDSVRATWMPPGEERKKLEEEKGIVMRFVIGHSSTPGGILDRAIQAEESKHGDFLRLDHVEGYLELSAKTKTYFTTAFAMWDADFYVKVDDDVHVNIATLGAELARYRMKPRVYIGCMKSGPVLAQKSALCNIQGVGVLHIDKPKRTSQICE
- a CDS encoding senescence regulator (Protein of unknown function, DUF584) (Protein of unknown function, DUF584; FUNCTIONS IN: molecular_function unknown; INVOLVED IN: biological_process unknown; LOCATED IN: cellular_component unknown; EXPRESSED IN: stem, stamen; EXPRESSED DURING: 4 anthesis, petal differentiation and expansion stage; CONTAINS InterPro DOMAIN/s: Protein of unknown function DUF584 (InterPro:IPR007608); BEST Arabidopsis thaliana protein match is: Protein of unknown function, DUF584 (TAIR:AT4G04630.1).), encoding MEKSYMKHELWGDGDFQEDDVWDVLDGYQSPFMISSNHTTKPSFSTQTLLPSEPRMIPERQRTEGMAPMRQQSVPVNVPDWSMVQRKKTKKVVDDENVSPEEYFLRRSRSSSSSSVMEGVGRKLKGRDLSKVRNAILKQTGFLE